AACATGTTCCAAAAGTATAGCGGCAGTAAGCACCCGCACAGCCTGTTTGTGCTGAATTGAAAAAAACAGTTTCTGAACCGTATTAAAGTTTATATGGGATGATAATGAGCGTTTTGTGAAATATTTGAAAAATATTTTGTCACCGCTGTCCAATTTTCGCGATCTCATTCGCCATTAGGGTGTATTTCAAATATTCACTTACAATCAAACAAAAAATGGAAAAGAGAATCAATATTTTCGCGAAAGGACAAGGAGCTATGAAAGCGATGTTCGGTTTGGGCGCATATCTGGCGAAATCGAATCTGGAAGAGTCACTTTTGAACCTGATATCTTTCAGGGTTTCGCAGATTAATGGCTGCTGCTACTGCCTGGATATGCATTCCAAGGATTTGCGTGCAAGAGGAGAATCGGAGCAACGGCTTTATCTGCTGAATGCCTGGCGCGAAGCACCTGTCTATTCGGATCGCGAGCGTGCAGCATTTGCATGGGCAGAAGCAGTTACGAAAATTGAGGGCGGGCAGGTGCCGGACGAGATTTACCAGGACGCGATTAAGCAATTTTCAGAAGAGGAGCTGATTGATCTCACCCTGGCTGTTATCACCATTAATGGTTACAACAGGGTCAATATTGCATTTCCTAATAAGGTAGGGAATTACCAGCCAGGCCAATTCGCAGTGCATAACTAGCAGCGGAGCCTGAGAGAAGTTGGTGGGAGATGGTTATCTCTTTTTAGAATAGGTAACTGTCTTCCACCAAAAGTTGGGAAGGTTTTTGACGTCATTATTCCATCGGGCGGTATTCCAACCCCTTGCTATGCGAGGCTTGGGACTACGCTTGTAAACGGGCCTTTCGAGTGGAAAATGGGTATCAATGCTCTCAGCAAGACTGGTAAATTCATCCTCACTGACTGGCTTGATCATATAGCCGTCAATGCCGTGCTTATATGCCTGTTCAATCATTTGGTGATTGGAGGTCGTGGACATCATCAGCACAGGAATGCGCTCATATTTGGGATTTGATTTCAGGAAGGTGAGTGTTTCCAGGCCATTTTTACGCGGCATGTTCATATCCATTAAAATCAATGCGGAATCAAGGCAATTACTGTTCGCTGTGATGAGTGTGAGAAGCTTTTCTCCATCTTCAACCTCAATCACTTCCACATTTTCAATGACCCGCTCTATCGCATCGCGAATCAGCATTCTGTCGTCTTCGTCGTCGTCTGCCAGGTAGATCGTTTTCACTTTTTTAAATTTTAACTGCGTGATGTACAGCGTTACAGACGCAATAAAAATATAGTGCCACGGCTACAAACGGGCTCCACGACCTGGTTTCTTTTTTATTAACGCTTACGCATCAAGCCTAAAATAAAGTCCAGCGAGGCGGCATCCGGCAAAGTGCGGGCGCCCGTACCGACTACCATTGTTTGCTTTTCTTTCGGAGTGTAGAGAGGCCATTGAGGAAGTCCGTTCCCGTTAGGGTTCCCGGTTTTGACGAAGTTGGCCCAATATGTGGACATATCATGTGCAATTTTATCATCGGCTGGTTCCAATGGTCTGAGCTGGTGATTGATAAAGCGAAGATTATCATAAGCATAGGCGACCTCCGCGGTATGAAATGCGCCATAATGTGCATACTCACCGGTAGCGGGCACTTTTCTGTCGAAACGATACAGGTATACTTTCTTGCCAGCGTCACTTTGCGTTTTGGCCCAGGCGTAATTCTGGGCCCCGAAAGTCATGTCGCGGGAAATTCTGTTTTGGGATGAGGCCGCTTCTGCGTCGGTGCTTCCGGGGTAAAGCTTCAACAATTCCTCCGCCTGCGCACCATATTGTTCCTTGATCTGCTTTTGATAATCCACGGCATTTTTGGGTTTTCCCGACAGTCCTTCATCCTCATTCCAACCGGTTAATAAGATTACATCATTTTGTTTACCCTCGGCAAAAATATCCGCAATGGATGCGGGGAGCACGTAGCCGTCCACGATCGGGCCACGCATAGCAGGTGTCTTTTTGAGAATATCCTCCGCAGGTATGTTACGCAATTCCGCCAGGCTCGATACATTCAATGACTTTGCCATGCCCAGGCCGCTTTCTTCCGCTTTTTGTAAAGTAGGGTAGGGTCTGGCAAAACCTGCGCCGCTTTCAGCAATGGCTTTGTTAAAAAGGTTTTTGGCCAAAGGGGAAGCCACCAGGCAATTCACACTCATGGAACCGGCAGACTGTCCCGCAATCGTGACATTGGTAGGATCGCCGCCAAATTGCGCTATATTCTTTTTAACCCATTGTAAAGCAGCGATCTGGTCCATGAGGCCATAATTCCCCGATGCGTTTTTTCCGGATTCAGCGGTTAGTTCAGGATGTGCAAAAAAGCCGAACGCACCTACCCGGTAATTAATACTCACAAAAACAACTCCTTTTCGAGCCGTCGCCTCACCGTCGTAAATCGCACAACTACTGCCGCCGCTGCCAAATCCGCCACCGTAAATCCACACGATCACTGGTCGCGGTGCAGCATTCTTTTGACCATTATCAGTCCATACATTCAGGTTGAGGCAGTCTTCGCTGATGGGTTCTTTTGCGATCAAAAATTCGGCGCTCCACATACTGAACGGTGCCGGGTTTCCCTGTACGGGACTAGCGCCGAACGCTTCACATTTGCGAACGCCCGACCATGGAATAATGGGCTGTGGAGCCTTCCAGCGCAGATTTCCGACCGGTGGCGCAGCAAACGGAATGCCTTTATATATGCTGATCTTGCCGTCGGCGCTGAGTAAGCCTGAGATTTTGCCGCCCTCAATGGTGACTATTGCAGGTTCCTTTTGGGATGAAGATAGAAATGCGGTGCTAACCGAAAAAAGAATGGCAATCGAAAATAAAAGGTATACCTGGGTTCTCATCGCTTTGTAGTTTAGATCCTCACAACCTGAAAAGCTGCTTTGCATTTTCATATAATAGCTTTCGCTCAACTTTTTTAGAAGAAGCCAGTTTTTTGATCTCTGAAATTGTCTGGGAACCCTGGCACGTTTCACCGCTGCCTGCAATGTCGTCACAATCACTGCCGTAAAGCAGCTTGTCCTGGTGGCGCGTCAGAAAATCGGTGGCGTGGTCTTCGTCCCGTGTCATGGACAGCAATCCCGACCCGGCCGAAAGATCCCCGTACATATTTGGATAGTCGCTGAGCAAGCGGTCGGTGAGGCCTCCTTTGGTCACTTTGGTTTTCGGATAAAGCACATTCTGGTCCGTATGGTTTTTGTCAATATTGGCCCACCAGGTCTGAGCGTGGCCGATGAAATTGACTTTCGGGTACTTTTCAAGCATTTTCGGGAATCGTTCAAAATTGTAATTGAACATTTGAAACTGCCAGTGCATCAGTACCGGCACTTTATATTCCTCCGCCAGTTTGTAAATGTTCTGCATCTCTTTCGAGTCACAATCCACGCCGAATTTTAACTCGCCGATCACGGGCGCGCCCAGTTTCAGGTATTTTTCAATTTCCTTCACGGCGTCGGGCAAGTCGGGTACCTCATTGGCCCCAAACGTGAATTCACCCGGATATTTTTGTGCAAAAGCATAACACACATCATTGCCCGAACATTTGGCTTGTAGTCCATTGGTCTTGCCGTGGTGCGTCGACATGCCAAATGCAGGCGTTCCGGCAGGTAGCAGAATGGTTTTGGAAATACCCATTTTGCGCTGATGCGCCAGCAAATGTTCGTGGGTGCGGCCAGCATAGTCGGTATGCTGGTGAATGTCGATAATGGGCTCCTCCGCCGATTCGGCAAACAAAGGGAACCGGCTCGCCAAAAGTACGCCAGTACCGGCCAGGAAATCTCTTCGGGAAATGTGAAAATTTTGACACATAACAAATTAGCAAATAATGGGTTAGGGTAATGTCAATGTTGGACGGTTGTGTTCGGGAAGTCTGTCCCAGCAAGGTTTCAGTACCTGCATTGCGTTTTCCGCGAGGATCTTCTTTTTTACGGTCAATGGTAATCTTAAAAATACGACCCAGCCCAGTTGCTGCCTTGGATCGCGCATCGGAAGGTCGGAGCCGTAAAGAATGCGGTCCTCGCCGGCACCCGCCACCAGATATTCTATCACGCCCAAATGCACTGGCGTCAATGTGATTTCGGCAAATACATTCGGGAATTTTTTCATAGCGGCGATTGCCATATCGGCCATTTTGTAGCTGCCCCCCGCATGGGCAATCACCCATCGCACGTCCGGGTATTTTTTAGCAAGCGTTGCCACTTCCAGCAAATCCTCCCTTGAATTGTGGATCAATGCGTAAAATTGGTGTTCGTTGCCATATTTCCACCAGATGTCATACACCGGATTGTGGAATTCGTAACCGTAAAACTGATAAGGTTTCATGCCAATAAACCGTGGGTCGGAATACACCTGAGCGATCATTTTCCCTAGTTCCTCCTGGCTGTAATGGCTCGGGTCAAACGTCGCCAGCCCCCAGTATCCTTTTGGCGCCACGTCCAATGCTTCTGCGGTACAGGGATTTCCGGCAATCGCATTCTGGCTCACGACACCATTCCAGCTCATGATACCGCCGCCGTGGTAGCCCAGTCTTTTGCCCATTTCAAAAATGCCTTTTGGCCCTCCATTTTCCATGCGGTACGTCCAGCCGCCCCCGTTCAGGCCTTCGTGTAGCATATGCATGTGCATGTCTATCACAGGCACGGGCAGGCGCTGGCCTTTGCGTGCGGCGTCCATGAGTATGTCTTCGGTTTTGTTTTCGCGCAACGGAGGCGGTTGGGTCATTTTTAACAGACGCATCAGATTTCCTCCTGCAACTTTGGCGCGGTCGGCGGCCGGAATGTTGGCATAGTCAACATAAGTGCGGTGCGCTCCGGCTGACATCGCCGGACTGTTGGAGGCAAATATCATTTGTGACGTACAGCCAATGCGATGCAGGTATTCGATCCCTTCGTTGATCTGAAAATTATCGAAACTAATGTGCAGGCTTTTATATTGCTGCACCAGCGGCAGTACGTATCGCTGCTCATTCCATACCGCGCTTGTCAAAAGCAATGGTACCTGCGGATATCTGATCAGAAACTCCTCTACATCCGACCAGGAACCCAGCTCATTACCGGTTGTGATCAGCAAGATTTTGTTAGCGCCGATCCAGTCGAAAAGTACCTTCGAATGCTTCGCCTTCCAGTCCCATGCATTGGTTTTGGGGTGAATGCTCAGTGCCCGTACATTGTTTTCACGCATTAGTTTTCCCAATGCTTCTGGCGCAGGAAACTCGCCGGTGTGATGCGGCATTGCATTCCAGATCGGGAGCAAATGCGGGTAGGGCTTGATCATACCGCTCAATTCCAGATTGGAATACATCAAATCGTAATTCACAGACTGCGTATAAGCGACCAGCGCGGCGGACACCGAACAATGGTCCATTTCTTCCAGCAGATCCGTGAGCTTCCATTTTTCGGCGGGATGCTTGTATTTTCTGGGCCCTATCCTCGTAAAACCATCAAAGAACAAAGTGGTTGCTTCATCAGTTGCCTGAATGTTATCGTCGAACCCTGATTGCGCATTCTGCAATTCGTGGCTACCAACCAATTCCGGCGCGATTCCGGCGGTTAGTCCGATCATTGCATTTTTTTTCAGGAAGTCGCGTCTGGTAAAGCTGAGATCAGGCATATAATTTTTGAAAAATATCTAAAAATGACTTATTTGGTTAACAAAAAAGGTATTCCTCCGAACCTACAAAGGAAGTGATCATTCAAAAATAACCAGTTGTAAAAATAATATTCAGCTAAGTAAGGTTAGTTTCATCACTACAATGATCTTTAATGTTTATAATTTAATTATATTTTTGTAAACAGAATTTTAGAATACAGTAAGCACATGCGCGGACTTATCCTGTTATTGATACTCTGTACACACACTCTCATTGCACAGCAGCGGGCTGATCCACCACCCGGTAATGATACTAAAAGCGGAAGCCAGCTCTTTATTCCTCCTTTTAAGCAGGTTCCGGAAAGATTTCCTCAATATCCGTTGAAAACCAGGCGGATGATTTACAAAGATGAGGACCTGGTGCGGGCCAGGGAAAATGTGGCGAAGTACCCGGAAGCCGGTAAGGTGCTGGACGAAGTACTCAAAGCCGCGGACAAGTGGCTGGAATGGACGGATTCAGATTTAAGGGACATAATGGCCGACGCCCGCGTGCCCCGCGCTTTTGACCTCAATCCAAAAGGAAGTCCGGTTCACGGGGATAAAGTTTTCAAAGTAGGAGGGACCTATCCCTGGATCGTGGACCCGCGCCACCCGTTCCAGGTGAAGTCGCCGATTGACGGGCAGATGTTCCCCGGTAATGATTATGCGGCTTATTATAAAAGCAATTTCAAAGACAAAAAAGGCTGGGATTCGACCTATGTCGACGATGGCTGGGGCTGGGTTGCGCCCGATGGGGAACGCTACTGGTTCGTAGCCTATGCCAATCACTGGACCTGGAAAGCACATATAGAACCCGGTATGGCGGATTTGGGCCGTGCCTACTTACTCACCGGCGACAAACGCTATGCACACAAGGCAGCGGTAATGCTGCACCGGCTGGCAGAGGTCTATCCCTCGATGGACCATGCCAACCAGTCGCGCTATGGCCTGATGGAGCGGGCCAAAGGACGTGCTTACAATGGCAAAATTGTAAACCTGATCTGGGAGGCGAGCCTCATTCAGAATGCTGCGGAAGCTTACGACGCCGTTTGGGAAAGTATCGACGGCGACGCGGAGCTTCAAAAGTTGTGCGGGAAAACGGGCGAGCAGATCCGTTCGTTTATCGAGGCCAATGTGCTCGAAGATGCTTTGGACGCTTATTTGCAAAGGAAAATCCAGGGGAATTATGGTATGCACCAAACTGCACTGCTATACATTCTGCTGGCGAGGGAGAATATGGATACCGAAAAATACCTGCATATGATCGTGGAGGAACCAGGCGAAAGCCGTGTGCAGAGCGGGATCAGGTATGCATTGTACAACATGATTTTCAGGGACGGGCAGCCTCTGGAAGCACCGCATTACAATATGTTGACGGTGGAGAAAATGGCCAAAATAAGTGAAATGCTCAACATTGGCGGCATGAACCTGTTTAAGGAGCCGAGGCTGCGCTACCTGATCAACAGTCCGCTCGCCTTGGTAGCCGCCGGGAAATTTACACCTGATATCGGGGACAGCGGTTCGGTATTGGGTGCGCTGGTGGGGCAGGACCCTGACGTGTACCAGATCGGGTATAAAATGTATAAGGACCCGGCCTATCTG
The genomic region above belongs to Dyadobacter pollutisoli and contains:
- a CDS encoding response regulator, with the protein product MKTIYLADDDEDDRMLIRDAIERVIENVEVIEVEDGEKLLTLITANSNCLDSALILMDMNMPRKNGLETLTFLKSNPKYERIPVLMMSTTSNHQMIEQAYKHGIDGYMIKPVSEDEFTSLAESIDTHFPLERPVYKRSPKPRIARGWNTARWNNDVKNLPNFWWKTVTYSKKR
- a CDS encoding amidohydrolase family protein; the protein is MCQNFHISRRDFLAGTGVLLASRFPLFAESAEEPIIDIHQHTDYAGRTHEHLLAHQRKMGISKTILLPAGTPAFGMSTHHGKTNGLQAKCSGNDVCYAFAQKYPGEFTFGANEVPDLPDAVKEIEKYLKLGAPVIGELKFGVDCDSKEMQNIYKLAEEYKVPVLMHWQFQMFNYNFERFPKMLEKYPKVNFIGHAQTWWANIDKNHTDQNVLYPKTKVTKGGLTDRLLSDYPNMYGDLSAGSGLLSMTRDEDHATDFLTRHQDKLLYGSDCDDIAGSGETCQGSQTISEIKKLASSKKVERKLLYENAKQLFRL
- a CDS encoding amidohydrolase family protein; translated protein: MPDLSFTRRDFLKKNAMIGLTAGIAPELVGSHELQNAQSGFDDNIQATDEATTLFFDGFTRIGPRKYKHPAEKWKLTDLLEEMDHCSVSAALVAYTQSVNYDLMYSNLELSGMIKPYPHLLPIWNAMPHHTGEFPAPEALGKLMRENNVRALSIHPKTNAWDWKAKHSKVLFDWIGANKILLITTGNELGSWSDVEEFLIRYPQVPLLLTSAVWNEQRYVLPLVQQYKSLHISFDNFQINEGIEYLHRIGCTSQMIFASNSPAMSAGAHRTYVDYANIPAADRAKVAGGNLMRLLKMTQPPPLRENKTEDILMDAARKGQRLPVPVIDMHMHMLHEGLNGGGWTYRMENGGPKGIFEMGKRLGYHGGGIMSWNGVVSQNAIAGNPCTAEALDVAPKGYWGLATFDPSHYSQEELGKMIAQVYSDPRFIGMKPYQFYGYEFHNPVYDIWWKYGNEHQFYALIHNSREDLLEVATLAKKYPDVRWVIAHAGGSYKMADMAIAAMKKFPNVFAEITLTPVHLGVIEYLVAGAGEDRILYGSDLPMRDPRQQLGWVVFLRLPLTVKKKILAENAMQVLKPCWDRLPEHNRPTLTLP
- a CDS encoding carboxylesterase/lipase family protein, giving the protein MRTQVYLLFSIAILFSVSTAFLSSSQKEPAIVTIEGGKISGLLSADGKISIYKGIPFAAPPVGNLRWKAPQPIIPWSGVRKCEAFGASPVQGNPAPFSMWSAEFLIAKEPISEDCLNLNVWTDNGQKNAAPRPVIVWIYGGGFGSGGSSCAIYDGEATARKGVVFVSINYRVGAFGFFAHPELTAESGKNASGNYGLMDQIAALQWVKKNIAQFGGDPTNVTIAGQSAGSMSVNCLVASPLAKNLFNKAIAESGAGFARPYPTLQKAEESGLGMAKSLNVSSLAELRNIPAEDILKKTPAMRGPIVDGYVLPASIADIFAEGKQNDVILLTGWNEDEGLSGKPKNAVDYQKQIKEQYGAQAEELLKLYPGSTDAEAASSQNRISRDMTFGAQNYAWAKTQSDAGKKVYLYRFDRKVPATGEYAHYGAFHTAEVAYAYDNLRFINHQLRPLEPADDKIAHDMSTYWANFVKTGNPNGNGLPQWPLYTPKEKQTMVVGTGARTLPDAASLDFILGLMRKR
- a CDS encoding carboxymuconolactone decarboxylase family protein; its protein translation is MEKRINIFAKGQGAMKAMFGLGAYLAKSNLEESLLNLISFRVSQINGCCYCLDMHSKDLRARGESEQRLYLLNAWREAPVYSDRERAAFAWAEAVTKIEGGQVPDEIYQDAIKQFSEEELIDLTLAVITINGYNRVNIAFPNKVGNYQPGQFAVHN